In the Heterodontus francisci isolate sHetFra1 chromosome 8, sHetFra1.hap1, whole genome shotgun sequence genome, one interval contains:
- the LOC137373200 gene encoding putative nuclease HARBI1 encodes MSQGGTEGQLGRGTCNQLAQCIFVMWEGEQVAEWAGCEHVRRRAYPAGRVYRPRLSYLQLSERQCRRRLQLSRETVTSLCEMLAVGVASNCLGAHPIPVALKMTIALNFYACGSFQASMADLCGVSQAAAHQCRKVVTDALFHRANNFITFKTDNTSQAERARGFGTKSGFPMVQGIIDRTHVAIRAPAGQSGAFINRKGFHSLNVQLVCDHGRKIMQVAALFSPPDRLEGWILGDRGYPLKTWLMTPSRILRGHAEERCNESQAATRVTIEQTIGLLKMSRFLDCSGGALQYTPSRASRIIVVCCALHNLPMEKGEALEDDQGQREASSDEDGVSDEEDGQQSHDDRGEEAECHLELSARETREALIGRCFS; translated from the exons aTGTCCCaaggagggacagaaggacaactgggcaggggaacgtgcaaccagctggcccagtgcatcttcgttatgtgggagggagagcaggtggcagagtgggCTGGGTGCGAACACGTCAGGAGACgtgcctacccagcaggcagggtatACCGcccgcgtctgagctacctgcagctgtcagaacgccaaTGCAGAAGAAGGCTacagctgtcacgggagactgtcacatctctttgtgagatgctggcagtgggtgTAGCCTCAAACTGCCTTGGTGCCCATCCAATACCAGTCGCTCTGAAGATGAccatagctcttaacttctatgcatgtggctctttccaggcttcaatggcagacttgtgcggagtctcccaagcagcagcgcatcaatgcagaaaggttgtgactgatgcgttGTTCCATCGTGCTAACAATTTCATCACATTCAAGACAGACAACacaagtcaggctgagagagccagaggcttcggcACTAAATCTgggttcccaatggtacagggcattATAGaccgtactcatgtggccattagagcacctgcagGTCAGTCAGGGGCATTCATTAACCGCAAGGGTTTCCATTCACTGAACGTTCAGCTTGTCTGTGATCATGGAAGGAAAATCATGCAG GTGGCTGCACTTTTCAGTCCTCCTGACAgactggagggatggatacttggcgacaggggttatcctctgaagacatggctaatgacaCCGTCGAGGATCCTaaggggtcatgctgaggaacgTTGCAATGAGAGCCaagcggccaccagagtgacaatcgaacaaacTATTGGCCTACTCAAAATGAGTAGGTTTCTCGACTGctcaggtggagccctgcagtacacgCCATCAAGGGCTTCCAGAattattgtcgtctgctgtgccttgcataacctgccgATGGAAAagggagaggccctggaggatgatcaaggtcAGCGGGAGGCGTCATCAGACGAGGATGGAGTTTCAGATGAGGAAGATGGGCAGCAGTCACATGATGATcggggagaggaagctgaatgccaTTTAGAGTTAAGTGCGAGAGAGACCCGGGAGGCTCTAATAGGCAGGTGTTTCTCTTGA